In Bythopirellula goksoeyrii, a single window of DNA contains:
- a CDS encoding acetolactate synthase large subunit — MKASDLFVQALESEGVEFIFGIPGEENLDLLDSLSRSSIRLVLTRHEQAAGFMAATYGRLTGKAGVCLSTLGPGATNLVTAAAYAQLGGMPMVMLTGQKPVKTSKQGQFQIVDIVDMMRPLTKYTRQIVSGGNIPSRIREAFRLAEEERPGATHLELPEDIAREDTDEPVLPQSMARRPVAEEKSIRAAVKRIEQARHPLLLVGAAANRRLTCRMLRRLVERTGIPFVTTQMGKGVLDETDPLFLGNAALSDDDFVHRAFDKADVIINVGHDVIEKPPFFMTPGGVEVIHVNFNSASVDPVYFPQVEVIGDIANSVWQIEEQISRQTHWDFARFMEVRSALIQHIQADASDDRFPIYPQRLVADIREFMPDNGIIALDNGIYKIWFARNYPAKQPNTVLLDNALASMGAGLPSAMAARLVYPERKVMAICGDGGFMMNSQELETAVRLGMHLVVVILRDDSYGMIKWKQAHMGFENFGMDFDNPDFVKYAESYGAEGHRISTEDELIPLLEKCHATPGVHVIDVPVDYSDNDRILNNEIAELSEKL, encoded by the coding sequence ATGAAAGCCTCCGATCTGTTCGTCCAAGCCCTGGAGAGCGAAGGAGTCGAGTTCATCTTCGGCATCCCCGGCGAGGAAAATCTCGACTTGCTCGACTCGCTCTCACGATCGAGCATTCGGCTGGTTCTCACGCGACACGAGCAAGCTGCCGGGTTTATGGCGGCGACCTACGGACGACTCACCGGCAAAGCAGGCGTGTGCCTCTCGACACTCGGCCCGGGGGCCACCAATCTTGTCACTGCCGCAGCCTACGCCCAGCTTGGTGGCATGCCCATGGTCATGCTTACCGGCCAAAAGCCGGTCAAGACCAGCAAGCAAGGGCAGTTTCAGATCGTCGATATCGTCGACATGATGCGCCCGCTCACCAAATACACTCGCCAAATCGTCAGCGGGGGGAACATCCCCTCTCGTATTCGAGAGGCTTTTCGCTTGGCCGAAGAGGAGCGTCCCGGTGCCACCCATCTTGAGCTTCCCGAAGATATCGCCCGGGAGGATACGGATGAGCCCGTTCTCCCCCAGAGCATGGCCCGCCGCCCAGTAGCCGAAGAAAAGTCGATTCGTGCCGCAGTGAAGCGAATCGAACAAGCACGTCATCCTCTCTTGTTGGTCGGAGCCGCAGCTAACAGACGATTGACTTGCCGCATGTTGCGACGATTAGTTGAGCGTACCGGGATTCCCTTTGTTACCACGCAAATGGGCAAAGGCGTACTCGACGAAACCGATCCGCTGTTTCTCGGCAATGCAGCCTTGTCGGACGATGACTTTGTGCATCGGGCATTCGACAAAGCGGATGTCATTATCAACGTTGGACACGACGTGATCGAAAAGCCGCCATTCTTCATGACACCTGGCGGCGTCGAAGTGATTCACGTCAACTTCAACTCGGCGTCAGTCGATCCGGTGTACTTCCCACAAGTGGAAGTGATCGGCGATATCGCCAATAGCGTTTGGCAGATCGAGGAGCAGATCAGTCGGCAAACGCACTGGGACTTTGCGAGGTTCATGGAAGTGCGCAGCGCTTTGATTCAACATATTCAGGCCGACGCCAGCGACGACCGTTTTCCCATTTATCCTCAGCGCCTGGTAGCCGACATCAGAGAATTCATGCCTGACAACGGGATCATTGCGCTCGACAATGGGATCTATAAAATATGGTTCGCCCGCAATTATCCAGCCAAGCAGCCGAATACGGTCCTACTGGACAATGCGCTGGCATCAATGGGGGCCGGCCTCCCTTCTGCCATGGCAGCTCGGCTCGTCTATCCCGAACGCAAAGTCATGGCCATCTGCGGCGACGGAGGTTTCATGATGAACTCCCAGGAACTCGAAACCGCGGTGCGACTCGGCATGCATCTAGTCGTAGTTATCCTACGTGATGATTCTTATGGCATGATCAAGTGGAAGCAAGCGCACATGGGTTTTGAGAACTTCGGCATGGACTTTGATAATCCAGATTTTGTGAAATATGCCGAGAGCTACGGAGCAGAGGGACATCGCATATCGACCGAAGACGAGCTCATACCGCTCTTGGAAAAGTGCCATGCGACTCCCGGCGTCCATGTCATAGACGTTCCTGTCGACTACTCGGATAACGACCGGATATTGAACAACGAAATCGCTGAGTTGAGTGAAAAGCTGTGA
- a CDS encoding TolC family protein, protein MNRQFRATISLGLCVLTLLPGCKPTQPYFFAEDGKVFGTGDLSHYLDVATEIDYPDVNTCPIDEVTGTQAPLSLSNSENFDIWELTLEEVTRITLTNSKVMRQLGGRITDSGSNIALSSPEILTQNAANVQTVYDPALVESGNGTGTGSPFSGTGVEAALSEFDATLDSSLTWNKNDRPQNFGVANLPGFFAPLFQQDLGTGSVGITKNTANGSTFSFRNNYFYDLNNNGSRIQPSDWFTNFEATFNQPLLQGAGTQYNRIAGFSSFQQAAQNGVNQIDGVIISRIREDIALVDFEEGIRNVMLEVEDAYWELYFAYRDLDARKIGRDSALETWRKVQALKGVGTQGGEADKEAQARSQFFLFQAQVQAALTNLYRVENRLRYLMGLTPTDNRLIRPADEPTLAEVDFDWNTVLSEALARRAELRNQKWQIKRRELELVATKNNLMPRLDAAGTYRWVGAGDELLDSSGAGLPIFADGSNAFEVLTSGRFQEWQLGLQFTMPIGFRRALAGVRHHQLLLTRERAVLEDLELTVSHQLTDAIRDLDFNFENTQTNFNRRVASQDEVDALRTVYEAGRERIDLLLDAQRRRAEAESAYYRSLVDYNRAIMRVHFRKGSLLEYNSVYLAEGPWPGKAYFDALRRARQRDASTFINYGYTRPRVISQGPYDQRMGQFEFNDGKNYEVLESPTLAPEQEEEQIEESMPLPMPVDPASGVSESLESGIDLVSLPTAAGESGTELKSLPSEVPSTSVSQAGFSSEFNASGEPPVEFSVPPSSTPVANPFRDPNLQEFTPWIDSNTRVFSPSEPINRGEPAANP, encoded by the coding sequence ATGAATCGGCAATTCCGGGCGACCATATCGCTGGGACTCTGTGTGCTGACCCTCTTACCAGGGTGCAAGCCGACACAGCCCTATTTCTTCGCCGAAGATGGCAAGGTGTTTGGCACCGGCGATCTCTCACACTATCTAGACGTAGCAACAGAGATCGACTATCCGGATGTAAATACCTGTCCTATCGATGAAGTCACCGGAACCCAAGCACCTTTGTCACTCAGTAATTCAGAAAACTTTGATATCTGGGAACTCACCCTTGAGGAGGTTACCCGCATCACATTGACCAATAGCAAGGTAATGCGGCAGCTGGGTGGGCGTATAACTGATAGTGGCAGCAACATCGCACTTTCGTCTCCAGAAATCCTAACGCAAAATGCTGCGAATGTACAAACGGTCTATGACCCGGCCCTCGTCGAATCGGGCAATGGCACCGGAACTGGCAGTCCGTTTAGCGGCACGGGAGTAGAAGCAGCACTCTCAGAATTCGACGCGACGCTCGATAGTAGCCTCACCTGGAACAAGAATGATCGTCCTCAGAACTTTGGCGTGGCAAATCTGCCTGGATTCTTTGCTCCTTTATTCCAACAAGACCTCGGTACGGGCTCTGTTGGTATCACTAAGAATACTGCCAACGGTAGCACTTTCAGCTTCCGCAACAACTACTTCTACGATCTGAATAATAATGGTAGCCGAATCCAGCCGAGCGACTGGTTTACCAATTTTGAGGCGACCTTCAATCAACCTCTCTTGCAAGGTGCAGGCACCCAATACAACCGCATTGCGGGTTTCAGTTCCTTTCAACAAGCCGCTCAGAATGGTGTCAACCAGATTGATGGTGTGATCATCTCTCGGATTCGTGAAGACATTGCATTGGTAGATTTCGAAGAAGGAATTCGCAATGTGATGCTTGAAGTGGAAGACGCCTATTGGGAGTTATACTTCGCCTATCGAGATCTCGATGCACGTAAGATCGGACGGGACAGCGCTCTAGAAACCTGGCGGAAAGTGCAAGCTCTCAAGGGGGTCGGCACCCAAGGTGGTGAAGCGGACAAGGAGGCCCAAGCTCGATCCCAATTCTTCTTGTTTCAAGCTCAGGTACAGGCAGCCCTTACCAATCTCTATCGGGTTGAGAATCGCTTGCGTTACTTGATGGGGCTCACACCTACGGACAACCGGTTGATCCGACCTGCTGATGAGCCTACTCTTGCCGAAGTTGATTTCGATTGGAACACCGTACTCAGTGAAGCGCTAGCTCGCCGTGCAGAACTCCGCAATCAGAAGTGGCAGATAAAACGACGTGAACTGGAGTTGGTGGCCACCAAGAATAATCTGATGCCGCGTTTGGATGCCGCCGGTACCTATCGTTGGGTTGGTGCAGGAGATGAACTGCTCGATTCATCCGGTGCAGGGCTCCCCATTTTTGCTGATGGATCGAATGCCTTCGAAGTACTCACTAGCGGGCGCTTTCAAGAATGGCAACTTGGCTTGCAATTCACGATGCCGATTGGTTTCCGCCGAGCCCTGGCAGGCGTACGCCATCATCAATTGCTCCTAACTCGGGAACGTGCCGTACTGGAGGATCTCGAACTCACCGTCTCGCATCAACTAACCGATGCCATTCGAGACTTAGATTTCAACTTCGAAAATACCCAAACTAATTTCAATCGCCGTGTCGCAAGTCAGGACGAGGTTGATGCACTCCGTACCGTTTACGAAGCGGGTCGTGAGCGGATTGACCTGTTGCTCGATGCCCAGCGGCGTCGTGCCGAGGCCGAATCAGCCTACTACCGGTCACTTGTTGACTACAACCGTGCGATCATGCGAGTCCATTTCCGCAAAGGTTCACTCCTGGAGTACAACTCCGTCTATTTGGCCGAAGGACCTTGGCCAGGGAAAGCGTACTTCGACGCTTTGCGGCGAGCACGCCAGAGGGATGCCAGCACATTTATTAACTACGGATACACCAGGCCTCGTGTGATAAGCCAAGGCCCTTACGATCAGCGAATGGGACAGTTTGAATTCAATGATGGCAAGAACTACGAAGTCCTTGAGAGCCCTACATTGGCACCCGAGCAGGAAGAAGAGCAAATCGAGGAATCCATGCCACTGCCAATGCCTGTTGATCCCGCCAGTGGTGTTAGTGAATCCTTGGAATCCGGAATCGATTTGGTGTCTCTGCCAACTGCTGCAGGTGAGAGTGGAACGGAATTGAAGTCGTTGCCTTCGGAAGTCCCCTCGACATCGGTCTCTCAAGCAGGATTCTCCAGCGAATTCAATGCTAGTGGCGAGCCTCCTGTGGAATTCTCGGTGCCGCCGTCTTCGACTCCGGTAGCCAATCCGTTCCGCGACCCCAATCTCCAAGAATTCACTCCGTGGATCGACTCCAATACGAGAGTCTTTTCGCCGAGTGAACCAATCAATCGTGGCGAACCTGCCGCCAATCCGTAG
- a CDS encoding secondary thiamine-phosphate synthase enzyme YjbQ, translating to MKCLTKELWMNVPERRQIVSIHEEVERLVAQSGIQDGLALVNAMHITASVFINDNEPGLHRDYDKWLEELAPFDASPKRYHHNRTGEDNADAHHKRQIMGREVVVAITEGKLHLGPWEHIFYYEFDGRRRKRILVKIIGE from the coding sequence ATGAAGTGCCTGACGAAAGAACTGTGGATGAACGTCCCTGAGCGTAGGCAAATCGTGTCAATTCACGAAGAGGTCGAGCGACTGGTTGCTCAGAGCGGTATTCAAGACGGTTTGGCATTGGTCAATGCCATGCATATTACCGCAAGTGTCTTCATCAACGACAACGAACCCGGCCTCCACCGCGACTACGACAAATGGCTCGAAGAGTTGGCCCCCTTCGATGCTTCGCCGAAGCGTTACCACCATAATCGCACCGGGGAAGACAATGCCGATGCCCATCACAAGCGACAAATCATGGGACGCGAGGTGGTAGTCGCCATCACTGAGGGAAAACTACATCTTGGCCCTTGGGAGCACATCTTCTACTATGAGTTTGACGGCAGACGTCGCAAGCGCATCTTAGTCAAGATTATTGGTGAGTAG
- a CDS encoding ABC transporter ATP-binding protein, whose protein sequence is MIDPAIQFTEVCKSFRKQEVLRDTTFRVERGRTFAFLGRNAAGKTTAISIMMGLLSRDSGTVRVLGLDPATHPVEVRRRVGYLAEDQTMYGWMRCEEILRFMAPFYPTWDHELALKYAKDFEVPLATKIKHLSKGQNVRLGLVLALAHRPELVILDDPALGLDPIMRKQFNRDLITHLQGEGRTVFYSSHLLYEVEPVADEVAILDKGKIVRQAETEDLRRDVKQFVLSREAAVRMASEFHILDQRPDREDTALIVDQAATLEQRLGEEGIEHRVIDLNLDEIFEAYVAGNHTTPAAATLQVAGTCDA, encoded by the coding sequence ATGATCGATCCTGCCATTCAGTTCACCGAAGTCTGCAAATCGTTTCGCAAACAAGAAGTCCTTCGCGACACAACCTTTCGCGTGGAACGCGGCCGAACTTTTGCTTTTCTCGGCCGCAATGCTGCCGGCAAAACGACGGCAATCAGCATCATGATGGGGTTGTTGAGTCGTGACTCCGGCACGGTCCGTGTGCTAGGCCTCGATCCCGCGACGCATCCGGTAGAAGTCCGCCGGCGCGTCGGCTACCTGGCCGAGGATCAAACGATGTATGGCTGGATGCGCTGCGAGGAAATCCTGCGGTTCATGGCCCCCTTCTATCCGACTTGGGATCACGAGCTTGCCCTCAAATATGCCAAAGATTTCGAGGTCCCGCTCGCCACCAAAATCAAGCATCTTTCCAAGGGCCAAAACGTGCGGCTGGGCTTGGTGCTCGCGCTCGCTCACCGACCCGAGCTAGTGATCCTCGATGATCCCGCATTGGGCCTCGACCCAATCATGCGGAAACAGTTCAATCGCGATTTAATCACGCATCTGCAAGGCGAAGGTCGCACGGTGTTCTACAGTTCGCACCTGTTGTACGAAGTGGAACCCGTGGCCGACGAAGTGGCGATCCTCGACAAGGGAAAAATCGTCCGCCAGGCGGAAACCGAGGACTTGCGCCGCGACGTGAAGCAGTTTGTGCTGTCGCGCGAGGCTGCAGTACGAATGGCGAGCGAGTTTCACATCCTCGACCAACGCCCTGACAGGGAAGATACTGCCCTAATTGTCGACCAAGCAGCAACACTTGAGCAGCGTCTAGGTGAGGAGGGTATTGAACACCGCGTCATCGACCTCAATCTCGATGAAATCTTCGAAGCCTACGTCGCCGGCAACCACACCACCCCAGCAGCCGCGACTTTACAAGTCGCCGGGACCTGCGATGCGTAG
- the amrB gene encoding AmmeMemoRadiSam system protein B: MSIPIKPRVRSLEMIPHGDPVVGNYVLRDPYGLAGTVVLTPIAAVLVSLMNGERTLGDIRMQFEQTVGQSIPLIEVENFVAQLDENHFLDSKNFAAYQQAQLADYLALAVRPAAHAGGAYHEEPEGLRAQLSLLFTCEGGPGLLPWEGNGTGVLSQDKLCGVMSPHIDFHRGGPAFAWAYDRIVTESQAKLFIILGTAHTPLQEFYSVSRKDFETPLGTVETDREFIKTLSNRLGESFSGVFQDELPHRQEHSIEFQTLMLQFVLGGRRDFRVVPILVGSFHPFVEHGRMPVESPAVAEFIGGLRDTIHSYGEEVCVVAGVDMAHIGQQFGDDDLLDQERLTSQWTDDQDLLAKACAGDADAWFMHIAKQNDANRICGLAPMYTMLKTIDPERGELLKYDQAVADDDTSCVSFAAAAFYE, translated from the coding sequence GTGAGTATTCCGATTAAACCTCGTGTCCGGTCTCTGGAAATGATCCCCCACGGAGATCCTGTGGTGGGGAATTATGTGCTGCGAGACCCCTATGGCCTGGCAGGGACAGTTGTACTGACACCAATCGCCGCCGTTCTGGTGTCGCTCATGAATGGGGAGCGGACCCTGGGGGACATTCGGATGCAATTCGAGCAGACCGTCGGCCAGTCAATTCCGCTGATCGAAGTTGAAAACTTTGTGGCGCAGCTAGATGAAAATCATTTCCTCGATAGCAAGAATTTCGCGGCATACCAGCAGGCACAGTTGGCCGACTATCTCGCTCTGGCGGTAAGACCTGCCGCCCATGCTGGTGGAGCTTATCACGAGGAACCAGAAGGACTTCGCGCACAACTGAGCTTATTGTTCACGTGCGAAGGAGGGCCGGGATTGCTCCCTTGGGAAGGAAACGGCACCGGCGTGTTATCGCAAGACAAACTCTGCGGCGTAATGAGTCCCCACATCGACTTCCATCGAGGCGGGCCGGCATTCGCCTGGGCCTATGATCGCATCGTCACAGAGAGTCAGGCAAAACTTTTCATTATTCTTGGCACGGCCCACACTCCACTCCAAGAGTTTTACAGCGTATCCCGTAAAGACTTCGAAACGCCTCTCGGTACTGTCGAGACCGATCGTGAGTTCATCAAGACCCTGAGCAATCGATTGGGAGAATCCTTCTCCGGAGTTTTCCAAGATGAACTTCCTCATCGTCAGGAACACTCAATAGAATTTCAGACCCTCATGCTGCAATTTGTCTTGGGTGGTCGAAGAGATTTTCGTGTCGTTCCGATTCTGGTTGGGTCATTCCATCCTTTCGTCGAACATGGTCGTATGCCAGTCGAGTCGCCCGCAGTAGCCGAATTCATAGGCGGCTTGCGGGACACCATTCACTCGTATGGCGAAGAAGTATGTGTCGTCGCTGGGGTCGACATGGCCCATATCGGCCAACAGTTTGGTGATGACGATCTCTTAGACCAAGAGCGACTAACTTCCCAATGGACTGACGACCAGGACCTCTTGGCCAAAGCATGTGCCGGAGACGCCGATGCGTGGTTCATGCATATCGCCAAACAAAATGACGCCAATCGCATCTGCGGCCTTGCCCCTATGTACACGATGCTCAAAACCATTGATCCCGAGCGAGGCGAACTCCTCAAGTATGACCAAGCCGTCGCTGACGACGACACTTCCTGTGTGAGCTTTGCCGCAGCGGCGTTCTACGAATAA
- a CDS encoding GntR family transcriptional regulator, with translation MLIRVEKGSAVPISSQIAEQIAMHCAAGKLASGDRLPSVRELARDLAVNQNTILRVYERLVREGLLEMRQGQGTFVAEDSTGRSRASHRKRLGEEFRQLARQGIALGLTSDELHEILSTALSQLQPASAETGVST, from the coding sequence ATGCTAATTCGAGTTGAAAAAGGTTCTGCCGTCCCCATTTCGTCGCAGATTGCTGAGCAGATCGCCATGCACTGTGCCGCGGGAAAGCTCGCGTCTGGGGACCGGCTTCCCTCGGTTAGGGAACTGGCTCGGGATCTGGCCGTCAATCAGAACACGATTCTGCGAGTCTACGAACGGTTGGTCCGCGAAGGGCTCTTGGAGATGCGACAAGGGCAGGGGACCTTCGTCGCAGAAGACTCGACTGGCCGCAGTCGCGCATCCCACCGCAAACGCCTCGGTGAAGAATTCCGCCAACTGGCCCGGCAGGGAATCGCCCTGGGACTTACCTCCGACGAACTGCACGAAATCTTATCCACGGCACTCTCACAACTCCAGCCCGCATCCGCAGAAACAGGGGTCTCGACATGA
- a CDS encoding aminotransferase class I/II-fold pyridoxal phosphate-dependent enzyme, producing MSTESEPFKIEVAQRVKRLPPYLFGRINTMLYNKRRNGDDVIDLGMGNPSDPPQDLVIEKLSEAARDPGNHGYSKSNGIANLRREVAAKYMKKYGVRLDPDQEVITCLGSKEGFSHMCLAMMGPGDSAIVPAPFFPIHVYSVALASGNVIALEVADSEKFLSDIAYTCETLYPRPKLLILNYPHNPSSVVVEQSFFDEVVKLAKKYGFMVISDFAYADVAFDGYKPPSFLASPGAAEVGVEFTTMSKGYNMAGWRVGFCAGNAEMISALATIKGYYDYGMFQAIQIAAILALRHTDAAVEEQSQIYQSRRNALCESLARLGWTVDPPKAGMFVWQQVPEPWRSRMSTMDFAMMLLEKGNVAVSPGSGFGPAGEGFLRMSLIENEARLRQAVRQIKSCLREAEADFTAEPAAVS from the coding sequence ATGTCTACCGAATCGGAACCTTTCAAGATTGAAGTTGCCCAGCGTGTAAAGCGTCTGCCGCCGTATTTATTTGGACGCATCAATACGATGCTCTATAACAAGCGGCGCAATGGCGATGACGTGATTGATCTGGGGATGGGCAATCCCTCGGATCCACCACAAGATCTGGTCATTGAGAAGCTCTCGGAGGCTGCTCGCGATCCGGGCAATCATGGGTACAGCAAGAGCAACGGCATAGCCAACTTGCGCCGTGAAGTTGCCGCCAAGTACATGAAGAAGTACGGTGTGCGGCTTGATCCCGATCAGGAAGTCATCACCTGCCTCGGCTCGAAAGAAGGCTTCAGCCACATGTGTCTGGCCATGATGGGACCTGGGGACTCGGCAATTGTGCCGGCGCCATTCTTTCCAATTCATGTTTATTCGGTAGCGCTCGCTTCGGGCAACGTCATTGCTCTTGAAGTGGCAGACAGTGAAAAATTCCTATCAGACATTGCCTACACCTGTGAGACGCTTTATCCGCGTCCTAAGCTTTTGATTCTCAACTACCCACATAATCCATCGAGCGTGGTTGTGGAACAATCGTTTTTCGACGAAGTTGTCAAACTGGCCAAGAAGTATGGCTTCATGGTGATTAGCGATTTCGCTTATGCCGACGTGGCATTCGATGGCTACAAGCCGCCAAGCTTTCTGGCATCGCCAGGGGCCGCTGAGGTGGGAGTCGAGTTCACGACGATGAGCAAAGGCTACAACATGGCCGGGTGGCGAGTTGGCTTCTGTGCGGGCAACGCGGAAATGATCTCGGCTTTGGCAACAATCAAGGGCTATTACGACTACGGTATGTTCCAAGCAATCCAGATTGCAGCGATTCTAGCCCTGCGCCATACCGACGCGGCGGTCGAGGAACAATCGCAAATCTATCAATCGCGCCGCAATGCTTTGTGTGAATCGCTTGCGCGACTGGGCTGGACTGTTGATCCTCCCAAGGCGGGAATGTTTGTCTGGCAGCAAGTCCCTGAACCCTGGCGATCGCGGATGAGCACCATGGATTTTGCCATGATGCTACTGGAAAAAGGCAACGTTGCTGTGAGCCCGGGCAGTGGGTTTGGCCCGGCGGGCGAGGGATTTCTGCGGATGTCGCTCATAGAGAACGAAGCTCGCCTGCGTCAAGCCGTACGGCAAATCAAGAGCTGCCTGCGCGAGGCCGAGGCGGATTTCACCGCTGAGCCTGCAGCGGTCTCCTAG
- a CDS encoding aldehyde dehydrogenase family protein translates to MLKKSYPYYLANEPVAPNTDLEVTDKYTGEVATRVAMADAKVIDQAIAATVEATTPMAELPPYERQSILNHCVKRFTERADELAMSLCIEAGKPIKDSRGEVSRLIDTFRIAAEESVRMGGEIMNLEISPRARGYRGMFKRVPIGPCSFISPFNFPLNLAAHKVAPAIAVGCPFILKPASRTPIGALIIGEVLAETDLPQGAFSILPCHRDGADLFTTDDRLKLLSFTGSPEVGWDLKARAGKKPVILELGGNAACIVDADADLKDATERLIVGAFYQSGQSCIGVQRILIHESIYSQLSDMLVVATKKLVAGDPKNEKTFIGPMISEKEAERLEIWIKQAKSAGGKILCGGKRDGAMLEATLMEEVPQDQPMCAEEAFGPVAVLSRFSTFEEALKRTNDSRFGLQAGIFTRDIYKIQKAWDELEVGGIIIGDVPSWRVDNMPYGGVKDSGLGREGIRFAMEDMTEIRNLVVRTPPGVEL, encoded by the coding sequence ATGCTTAAGAAATCCTACCCATACTATCTTGCCAACGAACCTGTAGCCCCCAACACCGATCTTGAAGTAACGGATAAATACACCGGCGAGGTCGCCACACGCGTGGCTATGGCCGACGCCAAAGTGATTGATCAAGCAATCGCTGCGACGGTCGAAGCCACCACGCCCATGGCCGAGCTACCACCCTACGAGCGGCAGTCAATTCTCAACCATTGTGTGAAGAGGTTCACCGAACGGGCCGACGAACTGGCCATGTCGCTCTGCATCGAAGCAGGTAAGCCAATCAAAGATAGTCGCGGCGAGGTGTCGCGACTGATCGACACCTTTCGCATTGCTGCCGAGGAATCGGTCCGCATGGGTGGTGAGATAATGAATCTAGAAATCTCCCCCCGCGCTCGCGGCTATCGGGGGATGTTCAAGCGGGTTCCCATCGGCCCCTGTTCGTTCATCTCCCCATTCAATTTCCCCCTAAACTTGGCAGCGCACAAAGTTGCCCCGGCGATTGCCGTCGGCTGTCCGTTTATCTTGAAACCCGCCAGTCGCACCCCCATTGGCGCATTGATCATCGGCGAGGTTCTCGCTGAAACCGACTTGCCCCAAGGTGCTTTTTCGATTCTTCCCTGCCATCGCGACGGCGCCGACTTGTTTACGACCGACGATCGCCTGAAGCTGCTGAGCTTCACGGGTTCACCAGAAGTCGGTTGGGACTTAAAAGCACGAGCCGGCAAGAAACCCGTTATCTTAGAACTCGGCGGCAATGCGGCTTGTATTGTGGATGCCGACGCAGATCTGAAAGATGCCACTGAACGGCTCATCGTTGGGGCATTCTATCAATCAGGCCAAAGCTGTATTGGCGTGCAGCGAATCCTCATTCACGAGAGCATCTACTCCCAACTTAGCGATATGCTGGTCGTGGCCACCAAGAAACTCGTAGCCGGCGACCCGAAAAACGAGAAAACCTTCATTGGCCCCATGATTTCCGAAAAGGAAGCCGAGAGATTGGAAATATGGATCAAGCAGGCTAAATCAGCCGGTGGCAAGATCCTCTGCGGTGGCAAACGAGATGGCGCGATGCTCGAAGCCACGCTCATGGAAGAGGTTCCCCAAGATCAGCCGATGTGCGCAGAAGAAGCCTTCGGTCCGGTCGCCGTGTTGAGTCGATTCAGTACCTTCGAGGAAGCACTGAAGCGCACCAACGATAGCCGGTTCGGTTTGCAGGCGGGTATCTTCACCCGCGATATTTACAAGATCCAAAAAGCCTGGGACGAACTAGAGGTTGGTGGCATCATCATCGGCGATGTTCCCAGTTGGCGTGTCGACAACATGCCATACGGCGGTGTGAAGGACAGCGGCCTGGGCCGGGAAGGGATCCGCTTCGCCATGGAAGACATGACCGAAATCCGAAATCTGGTTGTTCGTACCCCTCCAGGTGTGGAGCTGTAA
- the tmk gene encoding dTMP kinase has translation MFFSFDGIDGVGKTTQMELFEQWLIVEGHEFVTCRDPGSTLLGERLREIVLHSDENISIAPRSEMLIYMAARAQLVEEVIRPALDSGKVVISDRFLLANIVYQGYAGGVEIEAIRQVGHVATAGVMPDCVFLLDMPPERAGLRMGEELDRMERRGNSYREKLRAGFLDEAQRMHESVHVINADRAIDEVQTEIRSIASPILQQEDLR, from the coding sequence ATGTTTTTCTCATTCGACGGCATCGATGGAGTCGGTAAAACGACTCAAATGGAGCTTTTCGAGCAGTGGTTGATCGTCGAAGGGCACGAGTTCGTCACCTGCCGAGATCCTGGGAGTACCCTTTTGGGAGAACGCCTGCGCGAAATCGTGTTGCATAGCGACGAAAACATCTCGATTGCTCCTCGGAGCGAGATGCTGATCTACATGGCGGCCAGGGCACAGTTGGTTGAAGAGGTGATTCGACCTGCCCTGGATTCTGGCAAAGTTGTGATCTCAGATCGTTTTCTGTTGGCGAATATCGTCTACCAGGGATATGCCGGCGGTGTGGAAATCGAAGCCATCCGCCAAGTAGGGCATGTCGCCACTGCTGGTGTGATGCCGGATTGCGTGTTTCTCTTGGACATGCCTCCTGAGCGTGCCGGTTTGCGTATGGGTGAAGAGCTTGACCGCATGGAACGGCGGGGCAACAGCTACCGAGAGAAACTACGAGCGGGGTTCTTGGACGAAGCCCAACGGATGCACGAATCGGTTCACGTTATTAATGCAGATCGTGCTATTGATGAAGTTCAAACCGAGATTCGCAGTATCGCCTCTCCTATCCTTCAGCAGGAGGATCTCAGATGA